Proteins from a genomic interval of Nocardioides jishulii:
- a CDS encoding siderophore-interacting protein yields the protein MSVTTEETGSREARAQEVNADKAGADQLRMVLTEVTVSSVERLSPSFIRLELASEGLADIGQPVDGDPWWDQRFKLVVPHEDGGLSDVSQADDSWVSTWLDRPVEERGHMRTYTVREVRGRGAATTVVVDIVVHPGVGGPGADFATGARVGDRAVALLPRRGVPFGGIEFVPPAGAELLLVGDETAVPAICSILENLPDDARGAAFLEVPYARDVLPSPAPAGVEVRWLAREGRPHGEALTEAVTAYVGGSGTPLDEPSEVDEGLWETPTWSSSGEEVEPVAEAVRTYAWIAGEAGTVTSLRRYLVKEQGWDRSQVAFMGYWRRGVAMKS from the coding sequence ATGAGCGTGACGACCGAGGAGACGGGCAGCCGGGAGGCGCGGGCCCAGGAGGTCAACGCTGACAAGGCCGGTGCCGACCAGCTGCGCATGGTGCTGACCGAGGTGACCGTCAGCTCCGTCGAACGACTCTCGCCCAGCTTCATCCGCCTCGAGCTCGCCAGCGAGGGGCTCGCCGACATCGGCCAGCCCGTCGACGGCGACCCGTGGTGGGACCAGCGCTTCAAGCTCGTCGTGCCGCACGAGGACGGCGGACTCTCCGACGTCTCGCAGGCCGACGACAGCTGGGTGTCGACCTGGCTGGACCGTCCGGTGGAGGAGCGCGGCCACATGCGCACCTACACCGTGCGTGAGGTTCGCGGCCGTGGCGCCGCGACGACCGTCGTCGTGGACATCGTCGTGCACCCCGGAGTGGGCGGGCCCGGTGCCGACTTCGCCACCGGCGCCCGTGTGGGTGACCGTGCGGTGGCCCTGCTGCCGCGTCGCGGTGTCCCCTTCGGCGGTATCGAGTTCGTGCCGCCGGCCGGGGCCGAGCTGTTGCTCGTCGGCGACGAGACGGCCGTGCCCGCCATCTGCTCGATCCTGGAGAACCTCCCCGACGACGCGCGCGGCGCCGCCTTCCTCGAGGTGCCCTACGCCCGCGACGTGCTGCCCAGCCCGGCGCCCGCCGGCGTCGAGGTGCGGTGGCTGGCTCGCGAGGGGCGCCCGCACGGCGAGGCGCTCACCGAGGCCGTGACCGCGTACGTCGGTGGCTCCGGCACCCCTCTCGACGAGCCGTCGGAGGTGGACGAGGGGCTCTGGGAGACCCCGACCTGGTCGTCGTCGGGCGAGGAGGTCGAGCCGGTCGCCGAGGCTGTCCGGACCTACGCGTGGATCGCGGGGGAGGCCGGCACGGTGACCAGCCTGCGCCGCTACCTCGTCAAGGAGCAGGGCTGGGACCGCAGCCAGGTGGCCTTCATGGGCTACTGGCGTCGCGGTGTCGCCATGAAGTCCTGA
- a CDS encoding YiaA/YiaB family inner membrane protein: MDKNSPSAKNTQAFFVQAAIAFGVALVGVAWAVLFLPLDPWARAFLGMTSLFLVSSTFTLGKVVRDNQESQSVHQRLDQARIDRLLAEHDPFKQIA, from the coding sequence ATGGACAAGAACTCGCCCTCCGCCAAGAACACCCAGGCCTTCTTCGTGCAGGCCGCCATCGCCTTCGGCGTCGCCCTGGTCGGCGTCGCGTGGGCCGTGCTCTTCCTGCCCCTCGACCCCTGGGCGCGTGCCTTCCTCGGCATGACGTCGCTCTTCCTGGTCTCCTCGACCTTCACCCTCGGCAAGGTGGTGCGCGACAACCAGGAGAGTCAGTCGGTGCACCAGCGCCTCGACCAGGCCCGCATCGACCGGCTGCTCGCCGAGCACGACCCCTTCAAGCAGATCGCCTGA